In Candida orthopsilosis Co 90-125, chromosome 4 draft sequence, a single genomic region encodes these proteins:
- a CDS encoding Nup49 protein (nuclear pore protein), protein MFGSTSSTTPSFGGFGSGNTNTGGGGLFGAKAGSVGSAPSGGLFGQSNTQQQQPQQQQQNTSSGLFGGKPTGSTGSGLFGQSNTTGASGGLFGQSNQQQSQQQASQPSGLFGNAQNQQQQQQPSTGGGLFGQSNQQQPSTGGGLFGQQNQQQSSTGGGLFGGSSNTNAGGSLFGKPSTTSGGLFGANSSSQPSGGIVGGGTNTNQPSGGLFGNSNTNTQPSGGLFGSNTNQSSGGLFGSKPAAGGGLFGQTSQSQSQQQQQQQNSEIQLTAMTRVGDLPPNIKNELQQLDTYINTQHLIATTLDSDMTKHDDLINTIPKDITYLQNKLLSTKQALKFDTNQLQDLKNMNNEITEDINNIMQLIIQLSTPGTKLSSSYQLNEFFIKKIKKYYEVLNIYEETINELESVLNGLERNCNEGFGSLASIVQVIKSQYALFMDLCETMAQLHNEINRQSK, encoded by the coding sequence ATGTTTGGACTGAcctcatcaacaactccaTCGTTTGGGGGATTTGGATCTGGGAATACTAATACAGGTGGAGGTGGCTTATTCGGCGCAAAGGCAGGATCCGTAGGCTCAGCGCCAAGTGGAGGTCTATTCGGTCAATCAAATAcacagcagcaacaaccgcaacagcaacagcaaaatACATCGAGTGGATTGTTCGGAGGCAAACCCACAGGAAGCACAGGCAGTGGATTGTTTGGCCAGAGCAATACAACGGGTGCTAGTGGTGGATTATTTGGACAGtcaaaccaacaacaatcacaacaacaggCATCACAGCCTAGTGGTCTATTCGGTAATGCCcagaatcaacaacagcaacagcaacctTCAACCGGTGGTGGTCTCTTCGGTCAACTGAACCAGCAGCAACCTTCTACTGGTGGAGGTCTTTTCGGTCAAcagaatcaacaacaatcgTCTACTGGAGGCGGGTTATTTGGAGGATCGCTGAACACTAACGCAGGGGGTAGTTTATTCGGTAAACCAAGCACTACTTCGGGTGGTTTATTTGGTGCCAACTCTTCTTCACAGCCAAGTGGGGGTATTGTCGGCGGTGGAACCAATACCAATCAACCAAGTGGAGGATTATTTGGTAACAGTAACACCAATACACAGCCTAGTGGAGGTCTCTTTGGCTCTAATACTAATCAGTCTAGTGGCGGATTATTTGGAAGCAAACCAGCAGCCGGAGGAGGACTTTTTGGACAAACGTCTCAGTCTCAGTCtcagcagcagcagcaacaacaaaattcaGAAATCCAGTTAACCGCCATGACCAGAGTTGGCGATCTCCCGCCAAACATCAAGAATGAACTACAACAACTTGACACATATATAAACACTCAACATCTAATTGCAACTACCTTAGACTCAGATATGACCAAACACGATGACTTGATCAATACCATTCCAAAAGATATAACGTACttgcaaaataaattaCTATCTACAAAGCAAGCGCTTAAATTTGACACTAATCAGTTGCAAGATCTTAAAAATATGAATAACGAAATCACCGAAGACATAAACAACATCATGCAACtaattattcaattgagcaCACCAGGGACAAAATTATCCAGTTCGTATCAGTTAAATGAATTCTTCATTAAGAAGATTAAAAAGTATTACGAAGTACTCAATATATATGAGGAGACCATCAATGAATTAGAGAGTGTGCTAAATGGATTAGAGAGGAATTGTAATGAAGGGTTTGGAAGTTTGGCTAGTATTGTTCAAGTCATTAAATCTCAATATGCTTTATTCATGGACCTATGTGAGACTATGGCACAATTACATAATGAGATAAATAGGCAAAGCAAGTAG
- a CDS encoding mitochondrial carrier protein — MSTEIKAKEIFNDFATVGKNQEKVLTLPDFINVLSPFQTDIPKSAFSLLYLVADTEKKGFVTEANWLHFINTLTSTDGEYKLLYEFLSSSDNVNSKITYHQCVDILNKINSSIDPQYQQKLIKLNWIYFPKFFEPKGEIGFNDFVTLISFLPVTKLIGNFEVAAGKNKTISGEDLVRILTNTFSHKLSDKLKKNLPNITGFFDNQKEYSLSNVLFIYDTLSKVDMINEVIVNTPPTTKDKADIIINKKDLYNHLNDPLLKSANFRQISNLSLDLIYYLINQESGDSIPRKQMMSFLNPNVSNNVNSLAPIFEHPQSRHSTHESSDNFSLWPIYDSLYSFFLGSIAGCIGATAVYPIDLVKTRMQAQKHKALYDNSLDCFKKILRKEGFKGLYSGLAAQLVGVAPEKAIKLTVNDLVRKIGTAEDGSITMNWEILAGMSAGACQVIFTNPLEIVKIRLQMQGNTKNLTQPGEIPIKHMSASQIVRQLGLRGLYKGATACLLRDVPFSAIYFPTYANLKKYMFGFDPNDSTKKQKLSTWQLLVSGALAGAPAAFFTTPADVIKTRLQVAGKKNDIKYKGIFDCGASILKQEGFSAFFKGSLARVFRSSPQFGFTLASYELLQSLFPLTPPITRESNFKAISGYPGVYNLTNDQVYNSQEKGDRLIYLNKSAIDPNVNKDQDALVKLPANYTYKSYDAMTLFMDIDYKFGKFDYNSYLNYIQKK, encoded by the coding sequence ATGTCTACTGAGATAAAAGCCAAAGAGATTTTCAACGATTTTGCGACTGTTGGCAAGAATCAAGAGAAAGTATTGACTTTACctgatttcatcaatgtttTATCACCATTTCAAACTGATATCCCCAAGTCAGCATTCTCACTTTTGTACCTAGTTGCTGACACTGAGAAAAAGGGCTTTGTTACTGAGGCTAACTGGTTACACTTTATCAACACTTTGACCTCGACTGATGGTGAATATAAATTGTTGTATGAATTTTTATCCTCGAGTGATAATGTTAACTCAAAAATCACCTATCATCAATGTGTCgatattttgaacaagatcaaTTCATCCATCGACcctcaatatcaacaaaaattgatcaagttgaaCTGGATTTATTTCCccaaattttttgaacCAAAGGGAGAGATTggattcaatgattttgtcaCTTTGATCAGCTTCTTACCCGTTACGAAAttaattggaaattttgaagTCGCTGCTGGTAAGAACAAGACAATTTCAGGTGAAGATTTAGTGAGAATCTTGACGAACACGTTTAGTCATAAATTATCtgataaattgaagaaaaactTACCTAACATCACTGGATTCTTTGATAACCAAAAGGAATACTCACTATCCAATGTCTTATTTATCTATGATACATTGAGTAAGGTCGACATGATTAATGAAGTTATTGTAAATACCCCACCAACAACTAAAGATAAGGCTGATATCATCATTAACAAAAAGGATTTGTACAATCATTTGAACGatccattattgaaatcagCTAACTTTAgacaaatttcaaacttgtctttggatttgatttactACTTGATCAACCAAGAGAGTGGTGATAGCATCCCTCGTAAACAAATGATGTCATTCTTGAACCCCAACGTTAGTAACAATGTTAATTCCTTGGCTCCGATATTTGAGCATCCTCAAAGTCGTCATTCGACTCATGAATCCAGCGACAACTTTTCCTTGTGGCCAATTTACGACTCATTGTATTCATTTTTCCTTGGGTCCATTGCTGGATGTATTGGTGCTACTGCTGTTTACCCTATTGATTTGGTCAAAACTAGAATGCAAGCCCAAAAGCACAAGGCATTGTACGATAACTCATTGGACtgtttcaagaaaattttgagaaaagaaGGTTTTAAGGGATTATATTCAGGTTTGGCTGCTCAATTGGTGGGTGTTGCTCCAGAAAAAGCTATTAAATTGACAGTCAATGATTTGGTTCGTAAAATTGGAACTGCGGAAGATGGATCAATTACCATGAATTGGGAAATTTTGGCTGGTATGTCTGCTGGTGCTTGTCAAGTCATCTTTACTAATCCTTTGGAAATTGTAAAGATTAGATTGCAAATGCAAGGTAATACCAAGAATTTGACGCAACCGGGTGAAATTCCAATCAAACATATGAGTGCCAGTCAAATTGTTAGACAGTTGGGTCTCAGAGGTTTATATAAGGGCGCGACTGCATGTCTTTTAAGAGATGTGCCTTTTTCAGCAATTTATTTCCCAACGTATGCcaacttgaaaaagtaCATGTTTGGTTTCGATCCGAATGATTCTACCAAGAAGcaaaaattgtcaacatGGCAATTGTTGGTATCTGGTGCTTTGGCTGGTGCCCCAGCTGCCTTCTTCACCACTCCTGCTGATGTAATAAAAACTAGATTACAAGTTGCCGGTAAAAAGAATGATATTAAGTATAAAGGTATCTTTGATTGTGGtgcttcaattttgaaacaagaaggATTTTCTGCATTTTTTAAAGGTTCATTGGCCAGAGTATTTAGATCATCACCACAATTTGGTTTTACTTTAGCTTCTTATGAGTTATTGCAAAGCTTGTTCCCATTGACACCACCAATTACCAGAGAATCCAATTTTAAGGCCATTAGCGGTTATCCAGGTGTTTATAACTTGACCAACGACCAAGTCTACAACTCACAAGAGAAAGGTGATAGGTTGATTTATCTCAACAAGTCAGCCATTGACCCGAACGTCAACAAAGACCAAGATGCATTGGTCAAATTGCCTGCTAATTATACATACAAATCATATGATGCTATGACATTGTTTATGGATATTGATTacaaatttggaaagttcGATTACAATTCATACTTAAActatattcaaaaaaagtAA